A section of the Sedimentisphaera cyanobacteriorum genome encodes:
- a CDS encoding phospholipase D-like domain-containing protein, translating to MENQLKAIPPNSFKCTPLDPADSHNFLAQYLYRVLAQGLAEVKPEKKLSKDAEKRDSRLQKQIRICNEIINSLERNNIEGFDEAKISKEAKKLLSIMVSASDMRFAERPDTPLSIGALLSGTNQDPTLISQLTKEIATADRVDILCSFIKWSGIRILAPALRMFTKRNDTRLRIITTSYMGATDLKAVNFLSDLPSTEIKVSYDTHRTRLHAKSYLIHRETGFSSAYIGSANISQAALTDGLEWNIKISQYEQPYQWDKISATFETYWNDKEFETYDQQGDSKRLEKALIEEASPKTDNEYIIPYFHSHPISP from the coding sequence ATGGAAAATCAACTTAAAGCAATTCCACCAAATTCTTTTAAATGCACTCCATTAGATCCAGCAGACAGCCACAATTTCCTCGCTCAATACCTTTATAGAGTTCTGGCTCAAGGGCTTGCTGAGGTAAAGCCAGAAAAAAAGCTTAGCAAAGACGCCGAAAAAAGAGATAGCCGACTCCAAAAACAAATTCGGATTTGCAATGAAATTATCAATTCTCTTGAGCGGAATAATATTGAAGGCTTTGATGAAGCTAAGATATCTAAAGAAGCAAAAAAACTTCTTTCTATAATGGTATCTGCGTCTGATATGCGCTTTGCTGAACGCCCCGACACCCCTCTTTCTATTGGTGCTTTATTGTCAGGAACAAATCAAGACCCTACTTTAATTTCTCAGCTTACAAAAGAAATTGCTACTGCTGACCGTGTTGACATACTCTGTTCGTTTATTAAATGGAGCGGTATTCGAATATTAGCCCCGGCTCTGCGTATGTTCACTAAAAGAAACGATACCCGCCTGAGAATTATAACAACCAGTTATATGGGAGCTACAGACCTTAAAGCAGTAAATTTTCTATCCGACTTACCCAGCACAGAAATTAAAGTTAGCTACGATACTCACAGGACAAGATTACACGCAAAGTCTTACCTTATTCATAGAGAAACCGGTTTTTCCTCTGCTTACATAGGTTCTGCGAATATTTCTCAAGCAGCTCTAACGGACGGCTTAGAATGGAATATTAAGATCAGCCAATATGAACAACCTTATCAATGGGATAAAATTTCGGCTACTTTCGAAACATATTGGAATGATAAAGAGTTTGAAACATACGACCAGCAAGGAGATAGTAAAAGACTTGAAAAAGCGCTCATTGAAGAGGCTTCACCTAAAACAGATAATGAATACATAATCCCTTATTTTCACAGCCATCCCATAAGTCCATAA
- a CDS encoding IS4 family transposase, which yields MTPAKHQYSILKQICQHIPAHLVSKLSRSFGIDKQSRTFSCWSHIVSMLHVQIAHSLSLNDVSDTLRNHSGALTPIRRATPPSRNGLSHANRVRDPLMAETLFWEVLSHIQNKHLDFGRGHKYSGLPRRFKRAIYAVDSTTIQLVANCIDWAKHRRRKAAAKCHMQLNLQTFLPQFAIVKEASTHDSTEAYQLCQDLKSGEIAVFDKAYVDFKHLADLDRRELFWVTRAKDNMKYRFVKQNTEPKGNIQYDALIELEMPKSREAYPKKLRLVKAYVEINGEKKLMKFITNNMQWAPSSICDLYKCRWGIEVFFKQIKQTLQLSDFLGHSQKAILWQVWTAMLAYILIRYIGFLGQWKGAFSRLFTLLRGVLFSRLDVFSVMAPCGTARGSPRMVGSPQQAYLPGFNM from the coding sequence ATGACACCCGCCAAACATCAATATAGCATTCTTAAGCAAATATGCCAACATATTCCTGCACATCTTGTTTCAAAATTGTCTCGGTCTTTCGGTATTGACAAGCAATCACGAACATTTTCTTGCTGGTCGCACATTGTATCTATGCTTCATGTCCAGATTGCTCACAGTCTCTCGCTCAACGACGTTTCCGACACATTGCGTAATCATTCTGGAGCTTTGACTCCTATCCGCCGTGCAACCCCTCCAAGCAGGAATGGGCTTTCTCATGCAAACAGGGTTCGAGATCCTCTTATGGCAGAGACTCTCTTCTGGGAGGTGCTGTCCCATATCCAGAACAAACATCTTGATTTTGGGAGAGGCCATAAGTATTCCGGCCTTCCGAGGCGTTTTAAGAGAGCAATATATGCGGTTGACTCAACCACGATCCAGCTTGTAGCCAACTGTATTGACTGGGCTAAACATCGCAGACGAAAAGCGGCTGCAAAGTGCCATATGCAGCTGAATCTCCAGACGTTCCTGCCTCAATTTGCTATTGTAAAAGAAGCCTCAACCCATGATTCGACAGAAGCTTATCAGCTCTGTCAGGACCTTAAAAGCGGCGAAATAGCGGTTTTTGACAAGGCTTACGTGGATTTTAAGCATCTAGCAGATCTTGACAGGCGAGAATTATTCTGGGTTACCAGAGCCAAAGATAATATGAAATATCGTTTTGTTAAACAGAATACAGAACCAAAAGGTAATATCCAATACGATGCTTTAATTGAACTTGAAATGCCGAAAAGCCGCGAGGCATACCCGAAGAAGCTCCGTTTAGTTAAGGCTTATGTGGAAATTAACGGCGAGAAAAAGCTTATGAAATTTATCACGAACAATATGCAGTGGGCGCCGAGCAGTATTTGCGACCTATATAAGTGCCGCTGGGGTATAGAGGTGTTTTTCAAGCAGATAAAACAGACTTTGCAGCTAAGCGATTTCCTAGGGCATAGCCAAAAAGCAATTCTATGGCAAGTATGGACGGCTATGCTGGCTTATATTTTAATAAGGTATATAGGTTTCCTCGGTCAGTGGAAAGGAGCATTCAGCCGATTGTTTACTTTACTGAGGGGTGTATTATTCAGCCGGCTGGATGTTTTTAGCGTTATGGCTCCCTGTGGGACAGCACGTGGTTCACCGCGTATGGTTGGCAGCCCTCAGCAGGCTTATTTGCCGGGTTTTAATATGTAG
- a CDS encoding tetratricopeptide repeat protein, protein MDINATKEKILSQKIAIKNILALPAMTYSYPVSRYNFCRKRAEKETGIGFFTVQYARLLSACYYDRSYIDSVINCGIDFDSMATPQKCELCFNIGWFYCNLNFIAEGIEYMQKAVDCCEDEKFLRNLRFNLAIYLSEVDKGKALDIFNALEEFFGAKIFAIKVYIDSGDLEKAGELFEKSRFGPGKDLDTSFFEAEFHFAGKDFEKASKAFDICKSHRFCFTPQWQLTYDYKKASTYYYAGQFKKAHKQAIKIRNRKNWDKFYNLDLIDTHDMVRIPEIDAVLSNNFVYRWYLDIDRMFYYINKIRMIGYGYIKRNWAYIFFIFILISVLTLKILKLLK, encoded by the coding sequence ATGGATATCAACGCGACAAAAGAAAAAATATTATCCCAAAAAATAGCTATAAAAAATATTTTAGCCTTACCAGCTATGACATATAGCTATCCTGTTTCACGCTATAATTTTTGTAGAAAAAGAGCTGAAAAAGAAACAGGTATTGGGTTTTTTACGGTTCAGTATGCAAGATTGTTATCCGCATGTTATTATGATAGAAGTTATATTGATTCTGTCATAAATTGCGGAATCGATTTCGACTCAATGGCAACACCTCAAAAGTGTGAACTTTGCTTCAATATTGGCTGGTTTTATTGTAATCTAAATTTTATAGCCGAAGGTATTGAGTATATGCAAAAAGCGGTTGATTGCTGTGAAGATGAAAAGTTTTTGAGAAACTTAAGGTTTAATCTGGCTATTTATTTAAGTGAAGTCGATAAAGGTAAGGCCTTAGATATTTTTAATGCTCTAGAAGAGTTTTTTGGTGCAAAAATATTTGCAATAAAAGTATATATCGATAGCGGAGATTTAGAAAAAGCTGGAGAACTTTTTGAGAAAAGTCGTTTTGGGCCTGGGAAAGATTTGGATACTAGTTTTTTTGAAGCAGAGTTCCATTTTGCAGGAAAAGATTTTGAGAAGGCTTCAAAAGCTTTTGATATATGTAAGTCGCATAGGTTTTGTTTTACTCCTCAATGGCAACTAACGTATGATTATAAAAAAGCTTCAACATATTATTACGCTGGCCAATTTAAAAAGGCCCATAAACAAGCAATAAAAATAAGAAACAGAAAGAATTGGGATAAATTTTACAATCTTGATTTAATTGATACACATGATATGGTAAGAATTCCAGAAATTGATGCCGTTTTGAGTAACAACTTTGTTTATAGATGGTATTTGGATATTGACAGGATGTTCTATTATATAAATAAGATAAGAATGATAGGTTATGGTTATATAAAAAGAAACTGGGCGTATATTTTTTTCATTTTTATTTTAATTTCGGTTTTAACTTTAAAAATTCTAAAATTACTGAAATAG
- a CDS encoding IS3 family transposase (programmed frameshift), whose product MRRSRFSESQILSILKESEAGLEVSDLTRKYGISRATFYNWKSKYSGIGGSEIRRLRELERENGKLKKMYADLSLENNVLKDLIEKNFLKPAERKDFARQAHSKGLCVQSSCKAAGISRGSFYYTPSRNDDAEVKRQIELVIDSRPRRGFPKIFDSIRRKGYSWNHKKVYRVYKENEFQLNNRKKNLIRQIERKPMPEATRANEIWSIDFMSDSLSNGRPFRAFNVIDEFNREALDIEIDTSLPSLRIIRSLELIGSDRGFPRFIRSDNGPEFRSLQFRRFCCRNRIRHRRIEAGKPQQNSFIERFNRSYREDILDMYSFKNLSEARNLTLDWLIEYNYERGHESLGGKTPVEYVRSFLPFTPQNNSEGAKGKNCCLKEFV is encoded by the exons ATGCGAAGATCGAGGTTTAGTGAAAGCCAGATACTTTCGATTCTCAAGGAGTCAGAAGCCGGTTTAGAGGTCAGTGATTTGACCAGGAAATACGGCATATCCCGTGCCACATTTTACAACTGGAAGAGCAAGTATTCTGGTATTGGCGGCAGTGAGATAAGGCGTTTACGCGAGTTAGAGCGAGAGAACGGCAAGCTCAAAAAGATGTATGCGGACTTATCATTAGAGAATAACGTTCTCAAGGATTTAATAGAAAAAAACT TTCTAAAGCCTGCCGAGCGAAAGGATTTTGCCAGGCAGGCACATTCTAAGGGCTTATGCGTGCAATCATCTTGTAAAGCAGCAGGCATCAGCCGGGGCAGTTTTTACTATACTCCTTCAAGAAACGATGATGCTGAGGTAAAAAGACAGATAGAGCTGGTAATAGATTCCCGTCCTCGACGCGGATTTCCAAAGATATTCGACAGTATCCGCCGCAAGGGATATAGCTGGAATCACAAAAAGGTTTATCGTGTTTATAAGGAAAATGAATTTCAGCTTAACAACCGTAAAAAGAATTTGATAAGGCAAATAGAGCGTAAACCTATGCCAGAAGCTACGAGAGCTAATGAGATATGGAGTATTGATTTTATGAGCGATAGTTTGAGTAATGGTCGGCCATTCAGGGCTTTCAACGTTATCGATGAGTTTAACCGTGAGGCATTGGATATTGAGATCGACACGAGCTTACCTTCGCTTCGCATAATTCGTAGCCTTGAATTAATAGGCTCTGATCGGGGTTTCCCCCGCTTTATTCGCAGCGATAATGGGCCGGAATTTAGGAGCCTTCAATTTCGCAGGTTCTGCTGCCGAAACAGAATCAGGCACCGCCGTATAGAAGCAGGCAAGCCTCAGCAAAACAGTTTTATTGAACGATTCAATCGGAGTTATCGAGAGGATATACTTGATATGTACAGTTTTAAGAATTTATCAGAAGCTCGTAATTTAACTTTAGATTGGCTTATAGAATATAATTATGAGCGTGGGCACGAATCACTGGGAGGGAAAACTCCTGTAGAGTATGTTCGCAGTTTTTTGCCTTTCACCCCTCAAAATAATTCTGAAGGGGCAAAAGGAAAAAACTGCTGTTTGAAGGAATTTGTCTAA
- a CDS encoding helix-turn-helix domain-containing protein: MEDVSQHLKVNKETIRRWIKTQDFPAHRAGNLLRFKLSEVDAWVRQSSTDNETD; encoded by the coding sequence ATGGAAGACGTGTCCCAACACCTCAAGGTGAATAAAGAGACCATACGTCGCTGGATTAAGACTCAGGATTTTCCAGCACACAGGGCTGGCAATCTGCTTCGTTTCAAATTGTCGGAAGTAGATGCATGGGTGCGTCAAAGCTCTACGGACAATGAAACTGATTAA
- a CDS encoding DUF3427 domain-containing protein, whose product MKENIEKLNRNPILKEELQKLSLYCRESVKTVSAGQEANPQLPLKIHCQYTRDEILVGLDFWNLEKQPAMREGVLYLPNINSDALFITLNKTKKHYSPTTMYKDYAINETFFHWQSQSSTSEHSKTGQRYINHKANNHSILLFVREDKENSNQLANPYYFLGQAEYIEHKGSKPMSITWKLKHPMPAHLIRKTSRLVIN is encoded by the coding sequence ATCAAAGAAAATATAGAAAAGCTAAACCGAAACCCGATCTTAAAGGAGGAATTGCAAAAATTATCACTCTATTGCAGGGAAAGTGTAAAAACTGTTTCTGCAGGTCAAGAAGCAAACCCGCAACTTCCCCTTAAAATTCATTGCCAATACACTCGTGATGAAATTTTAGTAGGACTTGATTTTTGGAATTTAGAAAAGCAGCCGGCTATGAGAGAAGGTGTTTTATATCTGCCTAATATAAATTCTGATGCCCTTTTCATTACTTTGAATAAAACCAAAAAGCATTACTCCCCCACCACAATGTATAAAGATTATGCAATTAACGAAACTTTCTTTCACTGGCAAAGCCAGTCTTCAACTTCAGAGCATTCTAAAACAGGACAAAGGTATATTAACCATAAGGCTAATAATCATTCAATTCTGCTGTTTGTCAGAGAAGATAAAGAAAATAGCAATCAGTTAGCAAATCCTTATTATTTCTTAGGTCAGGCAGAATACATCGAACACAAAGGATCAAAGCCTATGAGTATAACATGGAAGTTAAAACACCCTATGCCAGCTCATCTTATTCGCAAAACCTCACGTCTTGTTATAAATTAA
- a CDS encoding Mrp/NBP35 family ATP-binding protein, translating into MAENQCSGCSQSGSCPSANAGGQAGQSSSQIGKKIIVMSGKGGVGKSSVAANLAAWLSSRGSSVGLLDVDLHGPSIPRMMNVTGEDIHQVGEMVIPAAGPSGLKVMSIGFLLESDSTPVIWRGPAKHNVINQFVNQVHWGSLDYLIVDSPPGTGDEPLSAVQTLEKPDGAIIVTTPQQVSVMDVRRCISFCGKVEVKILGVVENMAGYVCPKCGYRVDVFLSGGGEKVAEEFELPFLGSVPMDPEFAISGEQGKPIVLQGEKSPTAQALAASFSKIKF; encoded by the coding sequence ATGGCAGAGAATCAGTGTTCAGGGTGTTCCCAAAGCGGGAGCTGCCCATCAGCAAACGCCGGCGGACAAGCCGGACAAAGCAGCAGTCAAATCGGCAAGAAGATAATCGTTATGAGCGGCAAAGGCGGCGTTGGCAAGAGCAGCGTGGCAGCCAATCTCGCTGCCTGGCTCAGCAGCCGGGGCAGCAGTGTGGGGCTTCTCGATGTGGACCTCCACGGCCCGAGCATACCGCGGATGATGAACGTTACAGGAGAAGATATACATCAGGTGGGCGAGATGGTAATACCCGCAGCAGGCCCGTCAGGGCTGAAGGTGATGAGCATCGGATTCCTGCTTGAGAGCGATTCCACCCCCGTAATCTGGCGCGGCCCGGCAAAGCATAACGTGATAAATCAGTTCGTTAATCAGGTGCACTGGGGCAGCCTCGATTACCTTATCGTTGACTCCCCGCCAGGAACCGGCGATGAGCCCTTATCCGCAGTGCAGACGCTCGAAAAGCCCGACGGGGCGATTATCGTTACAACCCCCCAGCAGGTTTCGGTGATGGATGTGAGAAGGTGCATCTCCTTCTGCGGCAAGGTGGAGGTGAAGATTCTCGGCGTTGTGGAGAATATGGCTGGATACGTTTGCCCCAAATGCGGATACCGCGTGGATGTGTTCCTCTCCGGCGGCGGCGAGAAGGTTGCAGAGGAATTCGAACTGCCTTTCCTCGGCTCTGTGCCAATGGACCCGGAATTTGCTATCTCAGGCGAGCAGGGAAAGCCCATCGTCCTCCAGGGCGAAAAAAGCCCAACAGCTCAGGCACTGGCAGCCTCTTTCTCAAAAATCAAATTCTAA
- a CDS encoding PhoH family protein, translating to MEKKITLASESIASLVFGPADEYLRQIRKAFDVRISARGEEVKISGDSDNCAKAAKVVERLEKAGQKRKGISPEEARNIITQVSKTDLDPSAYSIEVYSHKSVVEPFTDGQADYLKQMLENDLTFCTGPAGTGKTYLAVAMAVSMLKKQQIRKIVLVRPAVEAGEKLGFLPGDIEAKVNPYLRPLFDSLEDLMEYGQMRKLMSLDVIEIIPLAFMRGRTLNEAVVICDEAQNTTPSQMMMFLTRLGRDSKMIVTGDLTQVDLEARNKSGLSDAIETLSDVHGVGCCELSRNDIVRHNLVQNIVKAYERRKEKLVEKVKREGMI from the coding sequence TTGGAAAAAAAGATAACGCTTGCCTCTGAAAGCATTGCCTCTCTTGTATTCGGCCCTGCCGATGAATATCTGCGGCAAATTCGCAAAGCGTTTGATGTTCGTATAAGTGCAAGGGGCGAAGAAGTTAAGATTTCTGGCGATTCGGATAATTGCGCCAAGGCAGCTAAGGTAGTAGAAAGGCTTGAGAAGGCCGGCCAAAAGCGCAAGGGAATAAGCCCGGAGGAGGCACGAAATATAATTACTCAGGTTTCGAAAACAGATCTCGACCCTTCAGCCTATTCAATCGAGGTTTATTCACATAAGTCAGTTGTAGAGCCGTTTACAGACGGCCAAGCGGACTACTTGAAGCAGATGCTCGAGAACGATCTGACCTTCTGCACCGGCCCGGCAGGTACGGGGAAAACGTATCTCGCTGTGGCTATGGCGGTTTCTATGCTGAAAAAGCAGCAGATTCGCAAGATTGTGCTTGTTCGTCCTGCTGTAGAGGCCGGCGAGAAGCTCGGCTTTCTCCCGGGCGATATTGAGGCGAAGGTAAATCCCTATCTTCGTCCCCTCTTCGACAGCCTTGAAGACCTCATGGAATACGGACAGATGCGCAAGCTGATGAGCCTTGATGTAATTGAGATTATTCCGCTGGCCTTTATGCGGGGAAGAACGCTCAACGAGGCGGTTGTTATCTGCGATGAGGCGCAGAATACAACGCCTTCACAGATGATGATGTTTCTCACGAGGCTGGGCAGGGATTCGAAGATGATCGTTACAGGCGACCTTACGCAGGTGGACCTCGAGGCGAGGAACAAGAGCGGGCTCTCAGATGCAATCGAAACGCTCAGCGATGTTCACGGCGTCGGCTGCTGCGAGCTTTCAAGAAACGATATCGTACGCCATAATCTCGTGCAGAATATCGTTAAGGCGTATGAACGACGCAAAGAAAAGCTCGTGGAGAAGGTAAAGCGTGAGGGAATGATTTAG
- a CDS encoding DUF547 domain-containing protein, producing MMKFINFKILSIIILLVSFLQAAGQEEPPKDPNSLNRLQAEKPEEPGPNEMFGKVLKPSFVNSRGEVDYAKVRRQKNDILDVLRWMRRLEVEDFLVWEDDQKSAFWINAYNVCVIKTVFDHYPIEASRIKMIFYPAESIMQIDDPFEDKYYAIMGNEYNLSDMEKNAVDVYGDPKVLLALSQAAVSSPRLRNEPYTGFRLEKMLDEQVKQTLLRKDFVAPDHKEKELAISRLFKEKSEYFREHYFTRTRLKARDESIRGILNFIFISKPDSNWVVYKNPEFDVKYSYFDWRLNDAKISD from the coding sequence ATGATGAAATTTATAAATTTTAAAATTCTTTCAATAATTATTCTGCTGGTTTCCTTTCTGCAGGCAGCTGGACAGGAAGAGCCCCCTAAAGACCCCAACTCTTTAAACCGGCTGCAGGCCGAAAAGCCCGAAGAACCCGGGCCGAACGAGATGTTCGGAAAGGTGCTCAAGCCTTCGTTTGTAAACAGCAGGGGTGAGGTGGATTATGCTAAGGTTAGAAGGCAGAAAAACGACATCTTAGATGTTTTGAGGTGGATGAGGAGGCTTGAGGTGGAAGATTTTCTCGTTTGGGAGGATGACCAGAAGTCTGCTTTTTGGATAAATGCCTATAATGTTTGTGTTATAAAAACCGTATTCGATCATTACCCAATAGAGGCGTCCAGAATCAAGATGATTTTTTATCCTGCAGAGAGCATAATGCAGATTGATGATCCATTTGAAGACAAATATTATGCGATTATGGGCAATGAATACAACCTCAGCGATATGGAGAAGAATGCGGTTGATGTTTACGGCGACCCTAAGGTGCTTCTTGCCCTTTCTCAGGCTGCCGTGAGCTCGCCGAGGCTCCGCAATGAGCCATATACCGGCTTCAGGCTCGAGAAAATGCTCGATGAGCAGGTAAAGCAAACCCTCCTTCGAAAAGACTTTGTTGCCCCGGACCATAAGGAAAAAGAGCTTGCGATTTCAAGGCTTTTCAAAGAGAAATCTGAATATTTCCGCGAGCATTACTTCACAAGAACTCGTTTGAAAGCCAGAGACGAATCCATAAGGGGCATACTGAATTTTATCTTTATCAGCAAGCCCGATTCGAACTGGGTTGTTTATAAAAATCCCGAATTCGATGTTAAATATTCCTACTTCGACTGGCGTCTGAATGACGCTAAGATAAGCGATTAA
- a CDS encoding YkgJ family cysteine cluster protein, with translation MGKKNQKPDDMDESCKNCDGLCCRYIALPIDNPETEKDFDDISWYLCHENVSVFVEEGQWYVSFSTPCRYLCPETSMCLNYKNRPQICRNFDSESCEFNQDEYGYELHFKNDEELREYMKVKFENNLTDRGRKKRKNKKKDKTE, from the coding sequence ATGGGAAAAAAGAACCAAAAGCCCGATGATATGGATGAGAGCTGCAAAAACTGCGACGGGCTTTGCTGCAGATACATAGCTCTGCCTATAGACAACCCCGAAACCGAAAAGGATTTCGATGATATAAGTTGGTATCTCTGCCATGAAAATGTCAGCGTTTTCGTAGAAGAAGGTCAGTGGTATGTGAGCTTCAGCACGCCTTGCAGGTATCTGTGCCCGGAAACGAGTATGTGCCTGAACTACAAAAACAGGCCGCAGATTTGCCGCAATTTCGATTCAGAATCCTGCGAGTTCAATCAGGATGAATACGGCTACGAGCTGCATTTCAAGAACGACGAGGAGCTTCGAGAGTATATGAAAGTGAAATTTGAGAACAATCTTACTGACCGCGGGCGTAAGAAAAGGAAGAACAAGAAGAAAGACAAAACCGAATAA
- a CDS encoding type II secretion system protein GspD translates to MTSRLIFILSAAIFITGCGSEGFITDDATEFEAKVLLEEASRIEADSSVKNHLPDIYEQEPKIIETSSGTKVVYFTKNQPPNVLAGLLKNQLKCSANPSSTTNQIIISCKNKAQAEEAISFLNSVDVLPVQIKISCMLIEHYADLTMDRETTVHIGELFGTDITLSGKQKGGKYSDYLPNFPGALLREPDRADLSLDLGFEDGNIGDTDFVRVVVDMLESRGYLKVMMNPELEVVSGQKATFKSREQVPTIRVITERNRDPYNLTEYIWVEDYLEVVPHLYADGTIGIKTKVLMGSKSTPEGVVQQRIISRKGIDIGENRVKPGQSLIIGGFKKAEKVSVIRGFPFLKDIPAVGLLFSSKDFEERAKEITFIITPSISSHGEPYDEMLKKVRAQLDDHVTDSEITRIIERMMIDPFQNEMHKREVKSRKDEEELKKVKAEINLANRSRELKKLRNQLNELKRRLEFEKSQASNAQKSAEEYQKEIEKVEKITEKLEKTINPDKKQNSKQGGKK, encoded by the coding sequence TTGACTTCGAGGCTCATTTTCATTTTATCTGCGGCGATATTCATAACAGGCTGCGGAAGCGAAGGTTTCATAACAGACGATGCTACAGAGTTCGAGGCTAAGGTACTTCTGGAAGAAGCCTCACGCATTGAAGCAGATTCTTCTGTAAAAAACCATTTGCCTGATATTTACGAACAAGAACCGAAGATAATTGAGACCTCTTCGGGCACAAAGGTGGTTTATTTCACGAAAAATCAGCCGCCTAACGTACTCGCCGGCCTTCTTAAAAATCAGCTTAAATGCTCGGCAAACCCCTCCAGCACAACCAACCAGATTATCATAAGCTGCAAAAACAAAGCGCAGGCTGAAGAAGCAATCAGTTTTCTCAACAGTGTTGACGTGCTGCCTGTGCAGATAAAGATAAGCTGCATGCTTATTGAGCATTACGCAGACCTTACAATGGACAGGGAAACCACTGTACATATTGGCGAGCTGTTCGGTACAGATATCACGCTAAGCGGAAAGCAAAAAGGCGGGAAATACAGTGATTATCTCCCTAACTTCCCGGGCGCTTTACTCCGCGAGCCGGACAGGGCTGATCTTAGTCTCGATCTGGGTTTTGAAGACGGGAATATAGGTGATACCGATTTTGTGCGTGTGGTAGTGGATATGCTTGAGTCAAGGGGGTATCTCAAGGTAATGATGAACCCCGAGCTTGAGGTGGTTTCAGGCCAGAAAGCTACCTTCAAATCACGTGAGCAGGTGCCCACTATCCGCGTTATAACCGAAAGAAACAGGGACCCTTATAACCTCACTGAATATATCTGGGTTGAAGACTATCTGGAGGTTGTCCCGCATCTTTATGCAGACGGAACTATCGGCATAAAAACAAAGGTGCTTATGGGCTCAAAATCAACGCCTGAAGGTGTTGTTCAGCAGAGAATTATCTCCAGGAAGGGTATTGATATTGGCGAAAATCGCGTCAAACCAGGACAGAGCCTCATCATAGGCGGTTTCAAAAAGGCTGAGAAGGTTTCTGTAATCAGAGGCTTTCCGTTCCTCAAAGATATTCCGGCTGTAGGGCTTTTATTCTCGAGTAAAGATTTTGAAGAAAGGGCAAAGGAGATTACATTTATCATAACTCCTTCCATTTCAAGCCATGGAGAGCCTTACGACGAGATGCTCAAAAAGGTTAGAGCTCAGCTCGACGACCATGTAACCGATTCAGAGATTACCAGAATCATCGAACGGATGATGATCGATCCTTTCCAGAATGAGATGCATAAAAGAGAGGTTAAATCGCGCAAGGATGAAGAAGAGCTCAAGAAGGTTAAGGCGGAAATAAACCTTGCCAATCGCTCACGAGAGCTCAAGAAACTGCGTAATCAGCTTAACGAGCTTAAGAGAAGGCTTGAATTCGAGAAGTCTCAGGCCTCAAATGCGCAGAAGTCCGCTGAAGAATACCAGAAAGAAATCGAAAAGGTTGAAAAAATTACCGAAAAGCTCGAAAAGACAATCAATCCCGATAAGAAGCAGAATTCTAAGCAGGGAGGGAAGAAATGA